From the Billgrantia sulfidoxydans genome, one window contains:
- a CDS encoding flavin-containing monooxygenase, whose protein sequence is MSAGHQRPLHRPARVVTTVVIGAGHAGLAMSHHLAQRGIDHVLLERGEVANAWRNERWESLRLLTPNWQCRLPGQAYAGPEPEGFMGMAELIAFLDDYARGLSAPLHTGTVVKTVWPADGGYRVVTDRGDWRCRAVVIATGACQLPAVPAMAAALPPWVESLTPHAYRRPEQLPPGGVLVVGASATGVQLADEIQRSGRPVTLAVGEHLRMPRRYRGRDIQWWLEHAGMLDQRFDEVDDLARARRQPSPQLLGSVEPQDLDLNALSERGVRLVGRLAGLAGTRLQFSGSLAMHATAADLKLVRLLENLDAWAIAHDWHDALPAPEPLPSTRVPQRPCLGLDLAGGEIRTVLWATGFKPDFSWLDAPVFDARGRLRHDGGVVAPGLYAMGLPFMRRRKSGAIHGADDDARDLSLHLAGWLARAGHRHGSFA, encoded by the coding sequence ATGAGCGCAGGGCATCAACGCCCGCTGCATCGCCCGGCCCGCGTCGTGACCACCGTGGTCATCGGCGCGGGACATGCGGGGCTTGCCATGAGCCACCACCTGGCGCAGCGCGGCATCGACCACGTTCTCCTGGAGCGCGGCGAGGTGGCCAACGCCTGGCGCAACGAACGCTGGGAGTCGCTGCGCCTGCTCACGCCCAACTGGCAATGCCGGCTGCCCGGCCAGGCCTATGCCGGGCCGGAGCCGGAAGGCTTCATGGGCATGGCGGAGCTGATCGCCTTTCTCGACGACTATGCACGGGGCCTCTCGGCCCCGCTGCATACCGGCACCGTAGTGAAAACGGTCTGGCCGGCGGACGGCGGCTACCGGGTAGTGACCGACCGGGGCGACTGGCGCTGCCGGGCGGTGGTGATCGCCACCGGCGCCTGCCAGCTTCCCGCCGTGCCCGCCATGGCCGCAGCCCTGCCGCCCTGGGTCGAAAGCCTCACGCCCCATGCGTATCGTCGCCCGGAGCAGTTGCCGCCGGGCGGCGTGCTGGTGGTGGGCGCCTCGGCCACCGGCGTGCAGCTGGCCGACGAGATCCAGCGCAGCGGGCGACCCGTGACGCTGGCCGTGGGCGAGCACCTGCGCATGCCACGGCGTTACCGGGGCCGCGACATCCAGTGGTGGCTGGAGCACGCCGGGATGCTCGACCAGCGCTTCGACGAGGTGGACGACCTGGCCCGCGCCCGGCGTCAGCCCTCGCCGCAGCTGCTGGGCAGCGTCGAGCCGCAGGACCTGGACCTCAACGCCCTGAGCGAGCGCGGCGTTCGTCTGGTCGGCCGTCTGGCGGGCCTGGCCGGCACCCGGCTGCAGTTCTCGGGGTCGCTTGCCATGCACGCCACGGCGGCAGACCTCAAGCTGGTGCGGCTGCTCGAGAACCTGGATGCCTGGGCCATTGCCCACGACTGGCACGATGCCCTGCCCGCCCCGGAACCCCTGCCGTCCACCCGCGTGCCGCAGCGACCCTGCCTCGGGCTCGACCTGGCCGGCGGCGAAATCCGCACGGTGCTGTGGGCCACCGGCTTCAAGCCAGACTTCAGCTGGCTGGACGCACCGGTATTCGATGCCCGCGGACGCCTGCGGCACGACGGCGGCGTGGTGGCGCCGGGCCTCTACGCCATGGGCCTGCCCTTCATGCGGCGGCGCAAGTCGGGCGCCATCCACGGCGCCGACGACGACGCCCGCGATCTCAGCCTTCACCTGGCCGGATGGCTGGCCAGGGCCGGCCATCGCCACGGCAGCTTCGCCTGA
- a CDS encoding amidohydrolase family protein, producing the protein MKQGFDCHAHVYPQVDEVKGSNYRPSRPAPLHEWQAHLEACELRGGVLVQPSFLGHDNRELLRILGELGGNYRGVVQLPKEASLTEMRQLDAAGIVGVRWNLIERRRELPDLEDPQWIDFLDRLKALDWHLELHLEGDRLPELFPALHEHGVTLVIDHLGLPVEAAPADDAGFRLLLEAGRYGRTWVKLSGPYRSPVRDLRPHVGELLNELGRERLVWGSDWPWTRHEGKHSYRDTVDWLADWVGDDDRRVILNDSPRELFRLD; encoded by the coding sequence GTGAAGCAAGGGTTCGACTGTCACGCCCACGTCTATCCGCAGGTGGATGAGGTCAAGGGCTCCAACTATCGTCCGTCGCGGCCGGCGCCGCTGCATGAGTGGCAGGCACATCTGGAGGCATGCGAGCTTCGCGGTGGCGTGCTGGTGCAGCCGAGTTTTCTCGGCCACGACAACCGTGAGCTGTTGCGGATCCTCGGCGAACTGGGGGGGAACTACCGCGGAGTGGTGCAGCTTCCCAAGGAGGCCAGCCTGACCGAAATGCGCCAGCTCGATGCGGCCGGCATCGTCGGCGTGCGCTGGAACCTGATCGAACGGCGCCGCGAACTTCCCGACCTGGAGGATCCGCAATGGATCGATTTCCTCGACCGGCTGAAGGCGCTGGACTGGCACCTGGAGCTGCACCTCGAGGGGGATCGCCTGCCCGAACTCTTCCCCGCGCTGCACGAGCACGGCGTCACCCTGGTGATCGATCACCTGGGGCTGCCCGTCGAGGCCGCCCCCGCCGACGATGCCGGTTTCCGCCTGTTGCTGGAAGCCGGCCGGTACGGCCGCACCTGGGTCAAGCTGTCGGGGCCTTATCGTTCCCCGGTGCGCGACCTGCGACCCCATGTGGGCGAGCTGCTGAACGAGCTGGGGCGCGAGCGGCTGGTGTGGGGCAGCGACTGGCCCTGGACCCGTCATGAAGGCAAGCATAGCTATCGCGATACCGTCGACTGGCTGGCCGACTGGGTCGGCGACGATGACCGGCGCGTGATCCTGAACGATTCCCCGCGAGAGCTGTTTCGCCTCGATTGA